From Argopecten irradians isolate NY chromosome 12, Ai_NY, whole genome shotgun sequence, one genomic window encodes:
- the LOC138304966 gene encoding uncharacterized protein: protein MSGGTQMEPGQLLRCGDGEFEKSIKEMTLKNLLDTISMLQKEMAREQSSFNSLSSQLASLNKNSRQYKQISKEMNASQTKLTMLMNRSMKCFQQQGNKHAKSQAPLPPGVQRHNSNVEPKDNSAATSVQRRHSSKVSATEGETIKGGFDTKVSTQNSGQKKPVILKPIVNNSKAPGMGDTSSKDSTSNGVSDSGTESTSVSTGSVKSDTRPTHSVATTSTASAPVSSLTNGTSLVKPVKASGVNSANTTTSSNSTDDSENKTSVFNIGVRNTIKNLERRSVVNVTQVVTNGTAAKSTTSNSSKIVVKPSNVQEKTVMSVSSNSTKTAASNVVTTTTKMVTKTVAQPAKSVTVTNTTPATTITKTDAKPVSSGPTKPATSNVQEPSQPAQNIPQAPAAPVIKKVSQPSKYSRPPINEPVDPREQMLKEIRNFKRPADAPKVEPFKKAQATEVKLDLAQSKPVQPQKVEPATPTQQKIVPVTQQKVVSMTVQQQKTAPFSIPQQQNAVPPSSEKQQTITSVSMKTVATEKSKEPEKKDQDVVTQDSKSSEDQIFRAEPIQVSANKIIEDTPKIIQPSDTATEDKVPQSDKPALPKIETSTEDEAESEEERPEEKFVSSVSFTHKPLKSAEIVKPKTKAPSPAGSGDPVSAAEPMPEQGKLCGVTQVVFSDRHTSMIPDQIQSYDS from the exons ATGTCCGGTGGTACTCAGATGGAGCCAGGGCAGCTGCTCCGGTGTGGGGATGGCGAGTTTGAAAAGTCTATCAAGGAGATGACCCTCAAG AATCTCCTGGACACTATATCCATGCTACAGAAGGAGATGGCCCGTGAACAGAGCAGTTTTAACTCGCTCAGTTCACAACTGGCTTCGCTGAACAAGAACTCACGCCAGTACAAACAGATTTCCAAGGAGATGAATGCCTCCCAGACAAAACTCACCATGCTCATGAACCGCAGTATGAAGTGTTTCCAGCAG CAAGGAAACAAACACGCAAAGTCTCAGGCTCCTCTTCCTCCAGGGGTCCAGCGCCACAACTCCAACGTCGAACCCAAGGACAACAGTGCCGCAACCAGCGTCCAAAGACGTCACTCCTCGAAGGTATCGGCGACGGAGGGCGAGACCATCAAGGGTGGGTTTGATACCAAGGTATCGACACAGAACTCGGGGCAAAAGAAGCCTGTCATATTAAAGCCGATCGTCAACAACAGTAAAGCCCCAGGTATGGGTGATACCAGCAGTAAGGACTCGACGTCTAATGGTGTAAGTGACTCTGGTACAGAGTCTACTTCTGTGTCAACAGGCTCCGTCAAGTCTGATACTAGACCCACTCATTCTGTCGCCACGACGTCCACTGCCAGTGCTCCTGTCTCTTCATTGACCAATGGAACGTCTTTAGTTAAGCCAGTCAAAGCCAGTGGTGTCAATTCAGCAAATACTACCACCAGTTCCAATTCTACTGATGATTCGGAGAATAAAACATCTGTCTTTAACATTGGTGTCAGAAATACTATAAAAAATCTGGAGAGAAGATCAGTTGTAAACGTTACACAAGTTGTTACCAATGGAACTGCTGCCAAATCCACAACCTCAAATTCATCTAAAATAGTGGTGAAACCTAGCAATGTTCAGGAAAAGACTGTTATGTCTGTATCAAGTAATAGCACCAAGACTGCCGCATCCAATGTTGTCACAACGACCACTAAAATGGTCACAAAAACTGTCGCACAACCAGCTAAATCTGTCACAGTAACCAATACAACACCAGCAACGACCATCACCAAGACGGACGCAAAACCTGTATCTAGTGGACCAACCAAACCAGCTACGAGCAATGTACAGGAACCTTCACAACCTGCCCAGAACATTCCCCAAGCACCCGCTGCCCCAGTGATCAAAAAGGTTTCCCAGCCTTCCAAGTATAGCCGACCCCCGATCAATGAACCTGTCGACCCAAGGGAACAAATGCTAAAAGAGATACGCAATTTCAAACGACCAGCTGATGCACCTAAAGTTGAACCATTTAAAAAAGCCCAGGCCACAGAAGTCAAATTGGACCTTGCGCAAAGTAAGCCGGTACAGCCACAGAAGGTAGAACCAGCTACTCCGACGCAACAAAAAATAGTTCCTGTCACACAACAAAAAGTAGTTTCTATGACTGtccaacaacaaaaaacagCACCATTTTCTATTCCCCAACAGCAAAATGCTGTTCCTCCTTCTTCAGAAAAACAGCAAACAATAACTTCTGTGTCTATGAAAACAGTTGCAACTGAAAAATCAAAAGAACCTGAGAAAAAGGATCAAGATGTTGTGACACAAGATAGCAAATCAAGTGAAGATCAAATTTTTAGAGCTGAACCAATCCAAGTTTCAGCGAATAAAATTATAGAAGATACACCCAAGATTATACAGCCTTCTGATACTGCCACTGAAGACAAAGTACCACAGTCTGATAAACCAGCTCTTCCCAAAATCGAGACGTCTACAGAAGATGAAGCAGAATCGGAGGAAGAACGACCGGAAGAGAAATTTGTAAGCTCGGTATCCTTCACCCACAAGCCTCTGAAGTCAGCAGAAATTGTAAAGCCAAAGACGAAGGCTCCATCGCCAGCTGGGTCAGGTGACCCTGTGTCAGCTGCTGAACCAATGCCAGAACAAGGTAAGTTGTGTGGAGTCACACAGGTTGTGTTTAGTGACAGGCATACCTCCATGATTCCTGACCAGATACAA AGTTATGATTCCTGA